The Chryseobacterium oranimense genome contains the following window.
CTCTGGAAAAAATGGACGTTTAATTCTTAAATAATCCGAAATATAATTCTTGTTCACATTGTGTTCATATCATGAAAAGTGTTTAACAATCAGAGTATGTTGATTTTAATAGGCTTAAAATATTTCTGAATTAAAAGATTATTGAATCTTATTAATTTTTTTTTAAGGAAATATTAAACATTGTGTTACATAATGTTAATTGTATGTTACACTACTTCATAATCAGGGAATCTAATTTTGCTCTAGAAATAAGAAGTAAAAAAATGAAAAAAAAACTGATCTGTGCTTTTGCTTTATTGTCATTTGGCTTTGCATTTTCACAGGAAACAACCTCTAAAATTTTTGGGAGGCTAAAAGGAACCAGCTCGGAACTTACTGTAAAAGTAATTCATGTGCCTACCAACAGTACTTTTGAAACTAAAAGTAACAGCAAGGGACAGTTTAGCCTGGATAATCTACAGCCGGGAGGTCCATATAGTATTGAGATTTCTGATGGTTCACAAGTCGTTTATTCTAATACCAATGTCCAGCTTTCATTAGGTAATAATGATCTGCCGGTAGTGGAGATCAATAATGGGGAAAAAACCATTGATGAAGTTAAAATTACTTCCAGGAAAACAACTGTAAAAAATGGAGTAGGGATCAGCCAGGCGCAGATTTCAGGACTTCCTAATATCAACAGAGGGATTCAGGATGTTACGAAACTTGTACCGCAAAGTGCGAATAATTCTTTTAACGGAACCAATTTCAGGTATAATAACGTAACTATCGATGGCTCTATTAATAATGATGCCATTGGTTTCAGCCCGTCTCTGGGAGGGCAAACGGGAACTTCGGGAATGCCCGGGAGCAGCACCCGATCCAATTCTATAAGTTTGGATGCAATTCAGGATGTTCAGGTGTACATCGCTCCTTATGATGTGAAGTTGGGAAACTTTCTTGGAGGAAGTATCAATGCTGTAACCCGAAGCGGAAGTAACGATGTAACGGGATCTATGTATGTGTATGGAAGGAATGCTTCTATTACAGGAAAAAACAGAGTGGGAGACAATTCAAAAATGCCAAGTTCTTTTGAAGATTTTATTTACGGGGGAAGAATAGGACTTCCTGTTGTAAAAGATAAGGTGTTCTTATTCAGTAACCTGGAATATACCAAACGAACGGATCCTGTTTTTTATAATGCAGGCGATCCCAATGCTTTGGTAAATAATACGGTTGCCCAGCAGATTTCCGATTTTGTACGAAACAAATATAATTTTAATGTTGGGAGCTTTGATCAGTACAACAACTTCTCGGAAAGTGCAAAGCTTTTCAATAAATTAGATTGGAAGATCAATGATAAACATACTTTATCTATTAAGAATAACACAGTATTTTCCCAGGCTTCGAACCTTGAAAGAGATGGGGCCAATTTCAGGTTTTCCAGCATGGATTTTATTCAGAAAAACACTTCTTCATCCACCACTTTAGAATTGAAGAGCCGTTTTAATGATAAATGGAACAATAATCTGGTGCTGGGATATTCTTCTATTCATGATTACAGAGATCCTACTTCTTCCAATACAATGTTTCCACAGGTAGAAATTGCTTATAACGGAGGAACTGTTTTGTTGGGAAATGATAGAGAAGCTACTGTTTTCAACATGAGACAGAAAACCTTTGAGATTACAGATAACCTGACGTATAAAACAGGAAATCATACCTTTTTATTAGGAACACACAATGAACTGTATAATATTGATTATGGTTTTGTAAATGCCCTTAATGGAAGAATTTCTTACAAAAGCCTAGCAGATTTTTATAATTCCAATCCGGCGAGAATCAGAGGAACATATCCATTTAACGGAGACAACAGGCAGGCGATTTTTGATAACCCGTATGCCCAGTATAAAGTCAATCTGCTTTCCTTATATTTTCAGGATGAAATCAATTTAGGGAAATTAAGATTATCTCCCGGGGTAAGAGTAGATTATACCGATTTGCCAAATAAGCCTCTTTTGAGCCCTAAGGTAACCAGCTCTCCTGCAGATCCTAATTATGGAAACACTTATACCTACACTCCTTTGAGCCAGCTCAATAATGATTATCTTACTAAGCCTACACTTTCTCCAAGATTAGGATTTACATGGGATGTTACAGAAGACCGGTCTGTTATCGTAAGAGGAGGTTCCGGAATCTTTGTAGGAAGAATCCCTTTTGCATGGCTGGGATATGCTTATTATAATGATGGGGTTGGTTTTGGCAGCTATGACTATAACGCGCCTACTGCAGCACAGCTTGCAGCGAACGGAGATCCTTTGATAGGCAGTAATTTTCCGAAATGGCAGAATTCTTCCAAAGTACAGGTAGATCTTATCGATAATAATTTTAAAATGCCAAGAGTGTGGAGAAGTTCATTAGCTTTGGATTACACATTCGCAGGATATAAACTTACCTTAGAAGGAATCTATACCAAAGTGCTTTATGATCTGAAGTTCCAGCAGGTGAATAAAACGGATAATGTAACGTATTACAGCTATGATGCGAATCATGAAATGCCTGTTTATACAACGAATATCAACAGTAATTTTTCTAATGCCTATCTTCTGTCCAATACCAAAGAAGGATACCGGTATAATGTGACAGCACAGATTTCAAAAACATACAGTTTCGGATTTAATTTCTTCGCTGCCTATACCTATGGTGATGCAAAAGATATTACCAACGGAATCCGGAATTCTATGGAAAGTAACTGGCAGATGAATCAGTCGCTGACACCTAATGATCCTAAACTGACAACCTCCAATTTTGCCATCAAAAACAGAGTGGTTGCCAACCTTGGATATGCCTTTAATGTTTCAAAATCCAACAGGCTGTCTGCAAATATATATTTCAATGCACAATCAGGAAATCCTTTCTCATGGGGATTTGTAAACAGTACGATTGCCAATACGGGACAGGCGGCAGGATTGGCCTATATCTTTAAGGATGCAGCTGAAGCGGCAAAATACATTGTGCCTATAAAAGATGCATCAGGAAATATAGTAGTTACCGCCCAGCAGCAGGTCGCTGACTATGAAAACTTCGTGAACGGGAATAAATATTTAAGCTCACGACGAGGAAAGTTTACAGAACGTAATGGAGACAACACTCCGTGGAATATTCAGGCTGATTTTAAAATCATGGATGAGATAAGACTGAGTGAAAAATCTAAAAACAATATTCAGATTTCATTAAGCATCATCAATCTTACGAATCTGTTGAATAAAGACTGGGGAAAAGTATATTTTGTACCTAATACCTTTAACTCCACAGCCAGCGTAGGATTAACGAAAGTAGGAAATGTTGCAGCAGGACAACCCTCTGCAGGAGATCCAACTTATAATTTCACAAAACCCGGACTGCCTTATACTATTGATCAGTTTGCATCAAGATTCCAGGCTCAGCTGGGAGTTAGATATAATTTTTAATTTTACTTTTATACTATTCTTTCATGAGGTCCGGATGTTCTTTCCGGGCCTTTTTTATTAGTTAAATCTGCAGGATTTTACCTGTTTAAAAAATAAAAACCATAGAAATCTCTATGGTTTTTTATAATACCTTTTATGGCAGAATATTTTATTTTACTCCCTGTGTTACCATTCTGTTTGAAATAACGGAATAGACACATCCGGTAGTTTTTAAATTGACTGTAATAGTAGCCGGAACAGATCGGTAAGCAGTATCGCCGTAAGGTTCAATGATCTTTCCATTTACGTCTTTTACAGTTCTTCCCTTTACGCTATAAGTCATTGTAGCTGTTCCGGTGAATCCGCTTGAAGGATTAAAGGTGACAATTCCGGTAGATTTATTATACGTCCATGTTCCCTGAGGAGTTACCTTTTTACGGTACAGGGTAAGATCCGTATCGCTGGTTTTTGTAAAACTGAAAGTAGAATAATCTATATTGGCACTGCTTCCTGTCGGTGGAGTGGTAATGCTGATAGGGCCTTTGTAAGCAATATCATTATTGAAAACCGGAATATTGACCGGCTGAAGCTTACAGGTAGAAGTCACATCATCATTGGTAACGGCGGCATAAGGAAGGGTAAGCTTTACGTTTCGGATGATCTGCTGCTGATAGGCTGCTCCTGTAGATGCTGCAAAACCAAGCTTTAAAACAGCCGGAACTGTTGCATTGAGGGTTTGGTCCGTAGGAGTTCCTTCCGTATTGGAAGTATCAAAATCAGTTACTTGCGGATTTGCATTTTCAGTATAGGGCACTGAGGTCTTGTAATGGTAATAATTGATTACATTGATCGGTGTTCCATTCTGAGCAGTCTGAATATCCACTTTTATATCAAATCCATCGGTTGTAGTTGGAGTGATAAAGTGCGGAATCAGGTCAAGATATACTTTTCTGAATTCTCCTGCATTGTTTCTAAGGTCAAAAAGTGAGGGTAGGGTATTGGAAGTAGCCAGATAGCTTCTGTCGCTCTGCAGGACTCGGCCTACTGCACCTGTATTGCTCAGAGTAGTGCGGGTAACCAAAACCGGGTATCCCGTATATCCATCTCCCAAACCGTTTGAATTAATCACTGCGCCTTTTGCTCCTCTTAAAGTAACATGGCTTGTTGCTTGTCCCCATGTTACCCCCGAAATACCGTTCACTCTGGCATCTCCCTGAAAACGTTTGGATTTGAAATTTCCGAACTCATCCAGTGCTATCCCCAGGTAAGCCCCGGTTAAGCCTGCTTTTCTTAAACTTGCATATGTATTCATTGCCCTGTTATAAGAATATCCAAGTCCGGCACCTGCAGCTCCGATAACTGGATTTGTTACAGCTCCGTCATACAAGAAGAAAGATAGTCCATCCCCGTAGGTACCACTTAGTGGAGCCCCGTTTTTCATATCATATTCAAATTCTACGTGAAGACCGTTTACTGATGTAAAAGTTCTTCCGTTGATAAACAATCCCCCGAACTGGCCTGAGCTGGCGGGAGTAAGCTGTACTCCTGTGGCAGTATGTGAGGCATTTCCCTGTATTGAAAGCTCAGGTGCTGAAGAAGCATTCATTAGTGAGCTTGAATAGGAATAAAACCCGTAAATACTTGCTACTTCTGTACTGTCTGTCTGTGCATACACAAAGTTGGTAAGCAGAACGAAAACCAGGCTCATCAAAGACAGCCCTTTAAAATTCTTTTTCATGACTGCTTATTTTACAACAAATACAATGTTGATGAAAGATGCTGAAGTAGCATTTGATAATACGTCATAATTCAATACACCCGTGTTGCTGATGCTGTTTATCTTGAAAACAGAAGCATCGTATCCCGTTACATAGTAGTTTATATCTGTTGCATTAGGGAAAAACGGAATTGTAGCCGGAGCTGATGTGCTTCTTGCATTCGCCGGTACATTCGAAAACTGATTTTTATAAAGAGTATAAAGATCTTTTGTCTGTCCTGTTGCAGGAGTGGTTGTATCAAAAACTACGCTGGGCATGTAGAAAAATTTAGTTACATACGGCGAAAGACACGCCCAGTCCGGAGCAGCGGGAGTTCCTACGTTCTGGCTGATACATTTTCTGTTCGTATCAAAAATAACCAGTCCTGTTGCAGGATTAGTAACGGAAGAAAGATTGCTGATTCTGGGCAAAAGCATTCCTTTAGAAGTGCTTGTAATATCTAAAACGGAGCTTGGATCGGGAGTGGATGTGTTAATACCCACCTGAGCAGTAATGGAACAAGAAGCCATTACCAAAATTGAAGTGATAATTTTGTGCATTTCGAAATAATTTTTTTTGTGTGTTTGTACTATTAGCAAATTTCTTGCCAATGGTAAATTAATTGTTTAAAACCCGTATTTTATTTATTTTATATTATTTACGAGTTTTTTTTGTGTTTGGTTTTTAATTTAAATATTTGTTTTAAATTAAAATTCATCATTTAGTGATTTGTAAATAGTGTTTTTGTGTGTTTTTTGTGTGTTTTTCTTTTTTATTCATTCATTTGGTATTTCTTGTTTTTAGTTGTGTTTTTTATAAATATATTATTTTTTTAATAGTAACATAAAGTGCATTATGTTGATTTATTTGATGTTTTATTTGTAAATATTTAAATTTTAAATATTATGTTATTAGTTTATTGATGTCATATCAATTTTTGTAGTTAATATTCTATCAAAAAACATTTTATTATTAAATTTTCAGCAAATTTATATAAAATTACTTTATAATTTTGATTAAACCCCTGTATTTTAGGGACTTGATTCACTGCTTAGGGAATGGAACGTAAATATTTCCAGTGCCAATGGAAGATTGCTAGGAATTTTAAACTCCATAATTAAAACGTTAAAAATGTGTTAAAATTTTAATTATACATAAAAAAGCACGCAAAAAGCGTGCTTTAACTATGCTGATGTTTATTATTTATGAATGCTATGCTTCACAAGCTGAACAAGTTACAAAATTCACCATCATTTCTTTGGAAACGGATGAACTTCTCTGGTAATAAAGAGTTTTCACTCCTTTCTTCCAGGCCTCGATATAAAGGTAGTTTACATCTTTTACAGGCATTGTAGAAGGAATCTGTAGGTTCAGAGATTGAGCCTGGTCAATATATTGCTGTCTTTGAGCGGCCTGAGAAATAATTTCCATTGGAGAGATCTCTTTAAACGTTTTGAATACAGCTTTCTCTTCGTCTGTAAGCTCTTTAAGGTGTTGTACAGAACCGTGGTTAAGCATGATCGTTCTCCACGTTTCTTCATTGTCAAGACCTTTTTCTTCCAGTAATTTTGCTAAATATTTGTTCTTACGCATAAAGTTTCCTTTTGCAAGACCGGCTTTATAGTAATTCGAAGCAAATGGCTCAATTCCAGGGGAAGTCTGTCCTAAGATTGCAGAGCTTGAAGTGGTAGGAGCAATGGCCATTGTTGTGGTATTTCTCAATCCGTACCCTTTCAGTAATTCCGGTTCACCATAAATGTTGGCAAGCTCTCTTGAAGCTGTTTCCGCCTGTTCTTTGATATGTCTGAAAGCTCTTGCATTGAACTGAGTGGCTTCAAAGCTCTCAAAAGGAATCATGTTTTTCTGTAAATAAGAATGGTATCCTAAAACTCCCAATCCAAGGGCTCTGTGACGTAATGCGAAGTTTCTTGCTCCCTGCAGATAGTAGTTTCCTTCTGTTTTTTCGATAAATTCGGTTAAAACAGCATCCAGGAAATAAACAGCCAGTTTTACGGCGTCTGTATCTTTCCATTCGTCATACAGTTCCAGGTTCATGGAAGACAGGCAGCAGATGAAAGACTCTTCTCTGGTAGAAGGAAGCATGATCTCAGAGCAAAGGTTACTTGCGTTAACAGGCATTCCAAGATCTTTATAAACCTGTGGTTTGTTTCTGTTCACATTATCGGTAAAGAAAATATATGGAAGACCTTTCTGCTGGCGGCTTTCAAGAACTCTTGCCCAGATCTTACGCTTATCCATATCTCCATCGATCATATCCTGCATCCAGTAATCAGGAACGCAGATTCCAGTAAATAAGTTCTGGATAGGACTTCCGATATCTTTAATGGATAAAAATTCTTCAATATCACCGTGGTCGATGTCCAGGTAAGCGGCAAATGCCCCTCTTCTTACACCTCCCTGAGAAACTACATCCATCGCAGTATCGAATAATTTCATGAACGAAACTGCTCCTGAAGATTTTCCGTTATCAGTTACAGCAGTTCCTCTGTTTCTCAGTTCTCCGAAATATCCTGAAGTTCCACCTCCGATTTTTGTCTGCATGATTACTTCACCCATTTTGTGGGTAATTCCTTCAATGCTGTCCGGGATGTGTACGTTGAAACATGAAATAGGAAGACCTCTCTGGGTTCCCATATTTGCCCATACGGGAGAGGAGAAGCTGATCCATCCTTTGGTGATCATTTCTTTGAAAGCAGGCTGTAATTCCGGCTTGTATAATTTTTTTGCAGCAGCAGTAGTGATTCTGTCGATGGCTCCGTCTACAGTTTCTCCTTTTAACAGATATCCTCTGTTCAGCATTTGCTCGGACTCTTCATTGAGCCACCATATATTTGAATTTTGTTCTTCCATAGATGTTTATATTTTCGAATTCCAGGGCAGTGTTTATGCTCCGGAATTTTGTTGCTTATATTGATTGTAATATTTCCACTTTGTGCGTACCGTTCAGTCCGCTTTCGTCTCTTAATCTCTGAAATTCTTTAAAAGAAGGGGTGTTTAAAACTTCTTGCTGAACTTCTTCATTAATGTAGTTTGAATAATGTAAAAAGGTAACACCGTCTTCTTTTACATAAACCTTATACTCAAATGTCTCCTGATCCAGATTTTTAAAATCATCCAGAAACTTTTGAATA
Protein-coding sequences here:
- a CDS encoding TonB-dependent receptor; protein product: MKKKLICAFALLSFGFAFSQETTSKIFGRLKGTSSELTVKVIHVPTNSTFETKSNSKGQFSLDNLQPGGPYSIEISDGSQVVYSNTNVQLSLGNNDLPVVEINNGEKTIDEVKITSRKTTVKNGVGISQAQISGLPNINRGIQDVTKLVPQSANNSFNGTNFRYNNVTIDGSINNDAIGFSPSLGGQTGTSGMPGSSTRSNSISLDAIQDVQVYIAPYDVKLGNFLGGSINAVTRSGSNDVTGSMYVYGRNASITGKNRVGDNSKMPSSFEDFIYGGRIGLPVVKDKVFLFSNLEYTKRTDPVFYNAGDPNALVNNTVAQQISDFVRNKYNFNVGSFDQYNNFSESAKLFNKLDWKINDKHTLSIKNNTVFSQASNLERDGANFRFSSMDFIQKNTSSSTTLELKSRFNDKWNNNLVLGYSSIHDYRDPTSSNTMFPQVEIAYNGGTVLLGNDREATVFNMRQKTFEITDNLTYKTGNHTFLLGTHNELYNIDYGFVNALNGRISYKSLADFYNSNPARIRGTYPFNGDNRQAIFDNPYAQYKVNLLSLYFQDEINLGKLRLSPGVRVDYTDLPNKPLLSPKVTSSPADPNYGNTYTYTPLSQLNNDYLTKPTLSPRLGFTWDVTEDRSVIVRGGSGIFVGRIPFAWLGYAYYNDGVGFGSYDYNAPTAAQLAANGDPLIGSNFPKWQNSSKVQVDLIDNNFKMPRVWRSSLALDYTFAGYKLTLEGIYTKVLYDLKFQQVNKTDNVTYYSYDANHEMPVYTTNINSNFSNAYLLSNTKEGYRYNVTAQISKTYSFGFNFFAAYTYGDAKDITNGIRNSMESNWQMNQSLTPNDPKLTTSNFAIKNRVVANLGYAFNVSKSNRLSANIYFNAQSGNPFSWGFVNSTIANTGQAAGLAYIFKDAAEAAKYIVPIKDASGNIVVTAQQQVADYENFVNGNKYLSSRRGKFTERNGDNTPWNIQADFKIMDEIRLSEKSKNNIQISLSIINLTNLLNKDWGKVYFVPNTFNSTASVGLTKVGNVAAGQPSAGDPTYNFTKPGLPYTIDQFASRFQAQLGVRYNF
- a CDS encoding DUF3634 family protein; amino-acid sequence: MINVIVTYTVNPEYVSENKTHIQKFLDDFKNLDQETFEYKVYVKEDGVTFLHYSNYINEEVQQEVLNTPSFKEFQRLRDESGLNGTHKVEILQSI
- a CDS encoding ribonucleoside-diphosphate reductase subunit alpha, whose amino-acid sequence is MEEQNSNIWWLNEESEQMLNRGYLLKGETVDGAIDRITTAAAKKLYKPELQPAFKEMITKGWISFSSPVWANMGTQRGLPISCFNVHIPDSIEGITHKMGEVIMQTKIGGGTSGYFGELRNRGTAVTDNGKSSGAVSFMKLFDTAMDVVSQGGVRRGAFAAYLDIDHGDIEEFLSIKDIGSPIQNLFTGICVPDYWMQDMIDGDMDKRKIWARVLESRQQKGLPYIFFTDNVNRNKPQVYKDLGMPVNASNLCSEIMLPSTREESFICCLSSMNLELYDEWKDTDAVKLAVYFLDAVLTEFIEKTEGNYYLQGARNFALRHRALGLGVLGYHSYLQKNMIPFESFEATQFNARAFRHIKEQAETASRELANIYGEPELLKGYGLRNTTTMAIAPTTSSSAILGQTSPGIEPFASNYYKAGLAKGNFMRKNKYLAKLLEEKGLDNEETWRTIMLNHGSVQHLKELTDEEKAVFKTFKEISPMEIISQAAQRQQYIDQAQSLNLQIPSTMPVKDVNYLYIEAWKKGVKTLYYQRSSSVSKEMMVNFVTCSACEA